The following coding sequences are from one Musa acuminata AAA Group cultivar baxijiao chromosome BXJ2-4, Cavendish_Baxijiao_AAA, whole genome shotgun sequence window:
- the LOC135610477 gene encoding inactive protein kinase SELMODRAFT_444075-like: MSTSQQPKQGKTDKGLDAPKNIVVAVKSSKEIPKTALVWALKHVVQPGDCITLIVVVSPHNSGRKLWGFPRFSGDCASGQGKPLSGGTLEQKCDITDSYSQMMLQLHDVYDSNKINIKIKIVSGSPCGAVAAESKRIQANWVVLDKQLKHEEKRCLEVLQCNIVSMKRSQAKVLRLNLVGSPKEEPQMPREMPSKLDVLTGKTASNSEDTQNPVKGPAVTPTSSPEVGTPFTATEAGMSSGSSSDPGTSPFIVSEKISCLKKEEQIDTKEMPNLDVTSSESDSETESPSRTDMQPWMDEILGVSQTSSRELEEVAQRLNKRTHISTVKTLLQRLPKHDKESEIGYLSDKSDMNLSGNVRDAILLSRNVPPGPPPLCSICQQKAPVFGKPPRWFSYSELELATDGFSQTNFLAEGGFGSVHRGVLPDGQAIAVKQHKTASSQGDQEFCSEVEVLSCAQHRNVVMLIGFCIEDSRRLLVYEYICNGSLDSHLYGRHREPLEWSARQKVAVGAARGLRYLHEECRVGCIVHRDMRPNNILITHDFEPLVGDFGLARWQPNGDLGVETRVLGTFGYLAPEYAQSGQITEKADVYSFGVVLMELVTGRKAIDINRPRGQQCLIEWARPLLAEYAIDELIDPCLANRYREHEVRSMLHAASLCIRHDPHARPRMSQVLWMLEGDMAMESSYISSPGYGNGNRSGRMWLDRQWHRQHNVPFMQETSRVSGGKHSYEDLRSAWERGRAGIMRRF; the protein is encoded by the exons GTAGAAAACTTTGGGGCTTTCCAAGATTTTCAGGGGATTGTGCCAGTGGCCAGGGAAAGCCACTGTCTGGTGGTACATTGGAACAGAAATGTGACATCACTGATTCATATTCTCAGATGATGCTTCAACTTCATGATGTTTATGATTCGAATAAG ATAAACATCAAGATAAAGATTGTCTCTGGATCACCTTGTGGTGCAGTGGCTGCTGAATCCAAGCGAATCCAAGCAAACTGGGTTGTATTGGACAA GCAACTAAAGCATGAAGAGAAGCGCTGCTTAGAAGTCCTACAGTGCAACATCGTGTCTATGAAGCGTTCCCAAGCAAAAGTTCTCCGCTTGAATCTTGTGGGATCTCCCAAGGAAGAGCCTCAGATGCCCCGTGAAATGCCATCTAAGTTAGATGTGCTGACTGGGAAGACTGCCAGCAATTCAGAAGACACTCAGAATCCAGTTAAAGGTCCAGCTGTGACACCCACTAGCAGCCCTGAAGTAGGGACACCATTTACTGCTACAGAAGCCGGAATGTCCTCAGGTTCAAGCTCTGATCCAGGAACTTCTCCCTTTATTGTCTCCGAGAAAATCAGTTGTCTTAAGAAAGAGGAACAGATAGACACAAAAGAAATGCCAAATTTGGATGTAACAAGCTCCGAGTCCGACAGTGAGACTGAGAGCCCTTCAAGGACAGACATGCAGCCATGGATGGACGAGATTCTTGGTGTTAGTCAAACATCTTCAAGAGAACTTGAGGAAGTGGCACAAAGGCTCAACAAAAGAACACACATATCCACTGTTAAAACATTGTTGCAGCGACTCCCCAAACATGATAAGGAATCTGAAATTGGCTATTTGAGCGACAAATCAGATATGAACTTAAGTGGAAATGTCAGAGATGCCATATTACTATCTAGAAATGTACCACCTGGACCACCTCCCCTATGCTCAATATGTCAGCAGAAGGCCCCTGTTTTTGGGAAGCCTCCTAGGTGGTTCAGTTACTCTGAGCTGGAACTTGCTACTGATGGTTTTTCCCAAACAAATTTCCTGGCTGAGGGTGGTTTTGGATCCGTGCACAGAGGTGTCTTGCCTGATGGTCAGGCAATTGCTGTCAAGCAACACAAAACAGCTAGTTCCCAGGGAGATCAAGAATTCTGCTCAGAGGTGGAAGTCCTAAGTTGTGCACAACATCGCAATGTCGTGATGCTAATTGGATTCTGTATTGAGGACAGTCGAAGATTGCTAGTTTATGAATATATTTGCAATGGCTCATTGGATTCTCATCTTTATG GTCGTCACAGAGAACCACTGGAATGGTCTGCCAGGCAAAAAGTTGCTGTGGGAGCTGCTCGTGGATTGAGATACCTTCATGAAGAGTGCAGAGTCGGTTGCATAGTCCACCGGGACATGAGGCCAAATAACATCCTTATCACACATGATTTTGAACCATTG GTCGGAGATTTTGGCTTAGCCAGATGGCAGCCTAATGGGGATCTTGGCGTGGAAACCAGAGTGCTTGGCACCTTTGG GTATTTAGCTCCAGAATATGCCCAGAGTGGGCAAATTACAGAGAAAGCTGATGTATATTCCTTTGGAGTAGTGCTGATGGAGCTTGTGACGGGTCGTAAAGCTATTGATATCAACCGACCAAGGGGACAACAGTGTCTGATTGAATGG GCTCGTCCATTACTAGCAGAGTATGCAATCGATGAGCTCATAGATCCCTGTTTGGCTAACCGATATCGTGAACATGAGGTCCGCTCCATGTTGCATGCAGCATCACTGTGCATTAGGCATGATCCTCATGCCAGGCCCCGTATGTCACAG GTTCTTTGGATGTTGGAAGGCGACATGGCTATGGAATCAAGTTATATTTCATCGCCTGGATATGGTAACGGGAATAGGAGTGGTCGGATGTGGTTGGATCGTCAGTGGCATAGACAGCACAATGTTCCATTCATGCAAGAGACCTCAAGAGTTTCAGGTGGGAAGCACTCTTATGAAGATTTAAGGTCAGCCTGGGAGAGAGGGAGGGCTGGTATCATGCGTAGATTTTGA